A genomic region of Thunnus albacares chromosome 2, fThuAlb1.1, whole genome shotgun sequence contains the following coding sequences:
- the LOC122967445 gene encoding folylpolyglutamate synthase, mitochondrial-like: MVLGQTAVMKRTTTFQGAVCVLNSLQNNTAVLKRLQERQDKPGLQLQAMQGFLHRTGITVGELDKLNIVHVTGTKGKGSTCAFTESILRNYGFRTGFYSSPHLVHVRERIRINGWPISKKLFTKYFWEVYERLEDTKDDHGGSMPFYFQLLTLLAFHVFLRERVDLAVIEVGIGGEYDCTNIIRKPWVCGITSLGFDHCSLLGDTMEKIAWQKAGIFKPGIPAFTVRQQSGPLRVLQDRAEQTGCPLWVCPELDQYEAAVGPVSLGLAGIHQQLNASLALQLSYSWLQRHKAAERGDVTSYGQSLAEAACRPGSQAVTFQPSTAMLQGLQETEWLGRNQSLRRGSVTYYLDGAHTTASMQACVSWFRQETLQTDQTRGPGLKILLFNTTGERDSASLLRLLAPCQFDYALFCPNITEKPTNNTAHHSVCGSVEHMLARCRANQSCWQSLNATETIRRHLLTNCRSHSLVFLCILSALQWISQGTEALSAPAGSKSSCRIHPSQSDDRLREAGHISVLVTGSLYLVGGVLKHLEPSLDS; this comes from the exons ATGGTACTGGGTCAAACTGCCGTTATGAAAAGGACTACAACTTTTCAA GGAGCTGTGTGTGTCCTGAACAGCCTGCAGAATAATACCGCAGTGTTGAAGCGACTGCAAGAACGTCAAGACAAACCTGGCCTGCAGCTCCAGGCCATGCAAGGATTCCTCCATCGGACCGGCATCACT gTGGGTGAACTGGACAAACTCAACATTGTCCATGTTACTGGGACTAAAGGAAAG gGATCAACATGTGCTTTCACTGAGAGTATACTGAGGAATTATGGCTTTCGGACTGGATTTTACAg TTCTCCACACTTGGTTCATGTCAGAGAGAGAATTCGCATCAATGGATGGCCAATCAGCAAGAAGCTTTTCACCAAGTACTTTTGGGAGGTGTATGAGCGGTTAGAGGACACAAAG GACGACCATGGAGGCAGCATGCCCTTCTATTTCCAGCTCCTGACTCTGCTGGCCTTTCATGTCTTCCTGCGAGAGCGG GTGGATTTGGCAGTTATTGAAGTAGGGATTGGAGGGGAGTATGACTGCACAAACATAATCAG GAAGCCATGGGTGTGCGGGATCACATCACTCGGTTTTGATCACTGCAGTCTGCTCGGAGACACCATGGAGAAGATAGCTTGGCAGAAAGCTGGGATATTCAAG ccaGGTATCCCAGCGTTCACTGTCAGACAACAATCCGGCCCTCTGAGAGTCCTGCAGGACAGAGCTGAACAGACCGGG TGTCCTCTGTGGGTCTGTCCTGAGCTGGATCAGTATGAGGCTGCAGTTGGTCCTGTGAGTCTGGGACTGGCAGGGATACACCAGCAGTTAAACGCATCACTCGCCCTGCAGCTCAGCTACAGCTGGCTGCAACGCCACaaggctgcagagagaggag ATGTGACTTCTTACGGCCAGAGTTTAGCTGAAGCGGCCTGCAGACCAGGCTCCCAGGCAGTCACTTTTCAACCCAGCACAGCCATGCTGCAAG GTCTCCAGGAGACAGAGTGGCTAGGACGAAACCAGTCACTGAGGCGTGGCTCTGTCACATATTACCTGGATGGGGCGCACACCACAGCCAGCATGCAGGCCTGTGTCTCCTGGTTCAGACAGGAGACACTGCAGACAGACCAGACTCG GGGCCCTGGGCTTAAAATCCTGCTCTTTAACACAACAGGAGAGAGGGACTCTGCTTCTCTACTCAGACTGCTGGCG CCCTGCCAGTTTGACTACGCGCTGTTCTGCCCCAACATCACTGAAAAACCTACCAACAATACAG CTCATCACAGTGTCTGTGGGAGCGTGGAGCACATGTTGGCTCGCTGCAGAGCAAACCAGAGCTGCTGGCAGAGCCTGAATGCAACAGAAACAATACGTCGCCACCTGCTGACCAACTGCAGGAGTCACAGCCTGGTGTTCCTCTGCATCCTGAGCGCCCTCCAGTGGATCAGTCAGGGAACAGAGGCGTTGTCAGCCCCTGCTGGATCAAAGAGCTCCTGCAGGATCCATCCTTCTCAGTCCGATGACAGGCTGAGAGAGGCAGGTCACATTTCTGTGCTGGTGACTGGCAGCCTGTACCTGGTGGGAGGAGTACTGAAACACCTGGAGCCTTCACTCGACTCATAG